In a genomic window of Longimicrobium terrae:
- a CDS encoding superoxide dismutase family protein, with protein MKRISFVAVAAVLGLGACGPAPETGPVPPRAFTAPLYNAQGAQVGSVTLTYVGDSTRVAVQGTSLPAGTHGTHLHTTGRCDAPDFTTAGPHLNPAMRQHGPRNPAGPHLGDMPNMTVSAGGTGQVSATILARGVPGAGPLFDADGTSLVVHASADDLVTDPSGNSGARIACAVLAAPAAQARAAGTAAPRDAR; from the coding sequence ATGAAGAGGATCAGCTTTGTGGCGGTGGCGGCCGTGCTCGGCTTGGGCGCGTGCGGACCCGCGCCGGAGACGGGACCCGTGCCGCCGCGCGCGTTCACCGCGCCGCTGTACAACGCGCAGGGGGCGCAGGTGGGTTCCGTGACGCTCACTTACGTGGGCGACAGCACGCGCGTGGCCGTGCAGGGCACCAGCCTGCCCGCGGGAACGCACGGCACGCACCTGCACACCACGGGACGCTGCGACGCGCCGGACTTCACCACCGCCGGCCCGCACCTGAACCCGGCCATGCGCCAGCACGGCCCGCGCAACCCGGCCGGCCCGCACCTGGGTGACATGCCCAACATGACGGTTTCGGCGGGCGGCACGGGGCAGGTGAGCGCCACCATTCTGGCGCGCGGCGTTCCGGGAGCGGGGCCGCTGTTTGACGCGGACGGCACCTCGCTGGTGGTTCACGCCAGCGCGGACGACCTGGTGACGGACCCCAGCGGCAACTCGGGCGCGCGCATCGCGTGCGCGGTGCTGGCGGCTCCGGCGGCGCAGGCGCGGGCGGCGGGCACGGCGGCGCCGCGGGACGCGCGATGA
- a CDS encoding M56 family metallopeptidase, with translation MMLHWMGFCLAVGALLCAGAMALEAALRTLRLPARWVWSAALVLSLAIPAASRWMPQAPQPVENAAAADQPPASTETGISIPLPAARGMDVSVLNAPLRTGWMLASGAAALAWLAAWAALERRRRGWSAERVDGVDVLVSERTGPAVVGLLRGRIVVPAWVLRDTDADARALLLEHEAEHLRAGDPRLLALALVCVTLMPWSPAAWWQLRRLRLAMEVDCDSRVLARRADVRGYGTLLLEVGRRAAQGRLPTLAFSEPASFLERRIRMMTTPPARAPLPRAAALCALSLALLAAACEAPGPVNPSPASRDRVFSSSGGGAAQASLTPREAMQRYYPEVIARGPGSQDQFVFVIGADGAVQEHRRAATTRGPGGQVQVSGLDELQASANLIASVDVMKMTEGQMGPGALNIIWVQMKGEGEAVAAAPAGGASRVEFRVTETVPTAAGSASNITIRRTDAAQSASPADARATEVTIRATGTGEARATSSFTSGAGTAQQVDAGAVRAAVQQHMPGVAANGTTSEYVWFVANAAGQVVSFGETTSGMNGAINPDNIASVQVFKGESMTINGHEVPVIWAVSKN, from the coding sequence ATGATGCTTCACTGGATGGGCTTCTGCCTGGCCGTGGGCGCGCTGCTCTGCGCCGGCGCCATGGCGCTGGAGGCCGCGCTGCGGACGCTGCGCCTCCCCGCGCGGTGGGTGTGGTCGGCGGCGCTGGTGCTTTCGCTCGCCATTCCCGCCGCCTCCCGGTGGATGCCGCAAGCGCCGCAGCCCGTCGAAAACGCCGCCGCCGCCGATCAGCCCCCCGCATCCACGGAGACGGGCATCTCCATCCCGCTTCCCGCCGCGCGGGGGATGGACGTATCGGTGCTGAACGCGCCGCTGCGGACGGGGTGGATGCTGGCCTCCGGCGCGGCCGCGCTCGCGTGGCTGGCCGCGTGGGCCGCGCTGGAACGCCGGCGCCGCGGGTGGAGCGCCGAGCGCGTGGACGGCGTGGACGTGCTGGTCTCGGAGCGTACGGGGCCGGCCGTGGTGGGACTGCTGCGCGGCCGCATCGTGGTGCCCGCCTGGGTGCTGCGCGACACGGACGCCGATGCGCGCGCGCTGCTGCTGGAGCACGAGGCCGAGCACCTGCGCGCGGGCGATCCGCGGCTGCTGGCCCTGGCACTCGTGTGCGTGACGCTGATGCCGTGGAGCCCCGCTGCCTGGTGGCAGCTGCGGCGGCTGCGGCTGGCGATGGAAGTGGACTGTGACTCCCGCGTGCTGGCCCGCCGCGCAGACGTGCGCGGCTACGGCACGCTGCTACTGGAGGTGGGGCGCCGCGCGGCACAAGGCCGCCTGCCCACCCTTGCCTTCAGCGAACCTGCCTCATTCCTGGAACGGAGAATCCGCATGATGACGACCCCGCCCGCCCGCGCGCCGCTCCCCCGCGCCGCCGCCCTGTGTGCCCTTTCCCTCGCGCTGCTGGCCGCCGCCTGCGAGGCGCCCGGCCCCGTGAACCCGTCGCCCGCGTCGCGCGACCGCGTCTTCTCGTCGTCCGGCGGGGGCGCCGCGCAGGCCTCGCTCACCCCGCGCGAAGCCATGCAGCGCTACTACCCCGAGGTCATCGCCCGCGGCCCGGGCAGTCAGGACCAGTTCGTCTTCGTCATCGGCGCGGACGGCGCCGTGCAGGAGCACCGCCGCGCGGCCACCACGCGCGGCCCGGGCGGACAGGTGCAGGTGAGCGGGCTGGACGAGCTCCAGGCCAGCGCCAACCTCATCGCCTCCGTGGACGTCATGAAGATGACGGAGGGCCAGATGGGCCCCGGCGCGCTCAACATCATCTGGGTCCAGATGAAGGGCGAAGGCGAAGCGGTCGCGGCCGCGCCCGCCGGCGGGGCCAGCCGGGTGGAGTTCCGCGTCACCGAAACCGTGCCCACCGCGGCGGGAAGCGCTTCCAACATCACCATCCGCCGCACGGACGCGGCGCAGTCCGCCTCCCCCGCGGACGCACGGGCCACGGAGGTCACCATCCGCGCCACCGGGACCGGCGAAGCGCGTGCCACGTCCAGCTTTACCTCCGGCGCCGGCACCGCGCAGCAGGTGGACGCGGGCGCCGTGCGCGCCGCGGTTCAGCAGCACATGCCGGGCGTGGCGGCAAACGGCACCACGTCGGAGTACGTCTGGTTCGTGGCCAACGCGGCCGGCCAGGTGGTGTCGTTCGGCGAAACGACCTCGGGAATGAACGGCGCCATCAACCCCGACAACATCGCCAGCGTGCAGGTGTTCAAGGGCGAGTCGATGACCATCAACGGGCACGAGGTCCCGGTGATCTGGGCGGTCAGCAAGAACTGA
- a CDS encoding BlaI/MecI/CopY family transcriptional regulator → MEISFTDRELDVMGVLWDRGGATVAEVRERLNDDLAYTTVLTVLRTLQEKGYVGHTEAGKAHRYHPLVERGDAGASAVGRMLRKLFKNSPELLLTHLVSDRGMSDQELRRMKELLDDRLKENGG, encoded by the coding sequence ATGGAAATCAGCTTTACGGACCGCGAGCTGGACGTGATGGGCGTGCTGTGGGACCGCGGCGGCGCCACCGTCGCGGAAGTGCGCGAGCGGCTGAACGACGACCTGGCCTACACCACGGTGCTCACCGTTCTGCGCACTCTGCAGGAAAAGGGGTACGTGGGCCACACCGAAGCCGGCAAGGCGCACCGCTACCACCCTCTGGTGGAGCGCGGCGACGCCGGGGCGAGCGCCGTGGGGCGCATGCTGCGCAAGCTCTTCAAGAACTCGCCGGAGCTGCTGCTGACGCACCTGGTGTCGGACCGCGGCATGAGCGACCAGGAGCTTCGGCGGATGAAGGAGCTGCTGGACGACCGGCTCAAGGAGAACGGCGGATGA
- a CDS encoding DsbA family oxidoreductase, whose protein sequence is MKIEVWSDVACPWCWIGETRLLRALEQRPEVQAEIVWRPFQLQPDLPAEGTPWDELVRTKFGGPERARAMFGHVASAGAEDGIPFEFDRITVASNTGAAHRLILLAQREGVGLAMAEALFRAHFTEGRNVGDTDVLADVAASVGLDREQVAAFLAGGELADEVQRSQAEAAGNGISGVPFFVLEGKYAFSGAQPVETFVSVLDQVVQLETAAS, encoded by the coding sequence ATGAAGATCGAGGTGTGGTCCGACGTGGCGTGCCCGTGGTGCTGGATCGGCGAAACGCGCCTGCTGCGCGCGCTGGAGCAGCGGCCGGAGGTGCAGGCAGAGATCGTGTGGCGGCCGTTTCAGCTGCAGCCCGACCTTCCCGCCGAGGGAACGCCGTGGGACGAGCTGGTGCGCACCAAGTTCGGCGGGCCGGAGCGCGCCAGGGCGATGTTCGGCCACGTGGCCAGCGCAGGCGCGGAAGACGGGATTCCCTTCGAGTTCGACCGCATCACCGTGGCCTCCAACACCGGCGCGGCGCACCGGCTGATCCTGCTCGCCCAGCGGGAGGGCGTGGGGCTGGCGATGGCCGAGGCGCTGTTCCGCGCCCACTTCACCGAGGGCCGCAACGTGGGCGATACGGATGTGCTGGCGGACGTGGCCGCGAGTGTGGGGCTGGACCGCGAGCAGGTCGCGGCCTTTCTTGCCGGCGGCGAACTTGCGGACGAGGTGCAGCGCTCGCAGGCGGAGGCCGCGGGCAACGGCATCTCCGGCGTCCCCTTCTTTGTGCTGGAAGGCAAGTACGCGTTCAGCGGCGCGCAGCCGGTGGAAACGTTCGTGAGCGTGCTGGACCAGGTGGTTCAACTGGAAACCGCCGCATCCTGA
- the mrdA gene encoding penicillin-binding protein 2 — translation MKFLPIRHRMSRFQEFSARPADPFHPHSRRQRALGGVLFVFVALGLLGSAFFRTQVMRNSEFALRSDDNRFEVLPTAAPRGAVLDRNGKLVAETVTGYNLMVDPGPPDSVRARLAAVTPLLGLDTAAVEQAVRAARRSRGKPVRVTGNLSFEQVSRLEERRGQIRGVRLEAHPVRRYPAGSAVAHVVGYVLEINDRELKSKEFEGYRQGQHIGKTGVERQYERQLGGTAGAQYIEVDARGRVLGQFAPTISEAPKPGADLKLTLDLDLQRYAQQVFPAGMRGSVVAMVPSTGEILAMYSAPSYDPNLFVGGVSATDWARLNGDPSRPMVNRAIAGVYPPASTWKLATAIMGLERGVITPDYVMPVRCTGGMAYAGRYARCMKREGHGPQNLTQAIANSCNVYFYQLGIRLGIDNLTREGTRLGFGRSTGIDMPGEKSGVFPTGRGWYVDHFGWRPPPSEVMNLSIGQGPNSQTPLRMAQFYSAMAGNGTARRPHILMGADAPIETNLGISRQTLAAVWEGMAAVIEEGGTAHAVELTRWKLYGKTGTSQNSTDPKRPHAWFAGFAGPRGGQPEIVVTVIVEFGESGSHMAAPVAARMADFYLNKKHGFRNPPLISESLGVTRSN, via the coding sequence ATGAAGTTTCTGCCGATCCGGCACCGGATGTCGCGCTTTCAGGAATTTTCGGCCCGCCCCGCGGACCCGTTTCACCCGCATTCACGCCGCCAGCGCGCCCTTGGCGGCGTGCTGTTCGTGTTTGTGGCGCTGGGCCTGCTGGGCTCCGCGTTCTTTCGCACGCAGGTGATGCGCAACAGCGAGTTTGCCCTGCGCTCGGACGACAACCGCTTCGAGGTGCTGCCCACCGCCGCGCCGCGCGGCGCCGTGCTGGACCGCAACGGCAAGCTGGTGGCGGAAACGGTGACGGGGTACAACCTCATGGTGGACCCCGGCCCGCCCGATTCCGTGCGCGCCCGCCTGGCCGCCGTCACCCCGCTGCTGGGGCTGGACACCGCCGCGGTGGAGCAGGCCGTGCGCGCCGCGCGCCGCAGCCGCGGCAAGCCCGTGCGCGTGACCGGCAACCTGAGCTTTGAGCAGGTGTCGCGGCTGGAAGAGCGCCGCGGGCAGATCCGCGGCGTGCGGCTGGAGGCGCACCCGGTGCGCCGCTACCCCGCCGGGTCGGCCGTGGCGCACGTGGTGGGATACGTGCTGGAGATCAACGACCGCGAGCTCAAGAGCAAGGAGTTCGAGGGGTACCGGCAGGGGCAGCACATCGGCAAGACGGGGGTGGAGCGGCAGTACGAGCGGCAGCTGGGCGGCACGGCCGGCGCGCAGTACATCGAGGTGGACGCGCGCGGCCGCGTGCTGGGCCAGTTCGCGCCCACCATCAGCGAGGCGCCCAAGCCGGGCGCGGACCTGAAGCTGACGCTGGACCTGGACCTGCAGCGCTACGCCCAGCAGGTGTTTCCCGCGGGAATGCGCGGCTCGGTGGTGGCCATGGTGCCCAGCACGGGCGAGATCCTGGCCATGTACAGCGCCCCCAGCTACGACCCCAACCTGTTCGTGGGCGGCGTGTCGGCAACGGACTGGGCGCGCCTCAACGGCGATCCCTCGCGCCCCATGGTGAACCGCGCCATCGCCGGGGTCTATCCCCCCGCCAGCACGTGGAAGCTGGCCACGGCCATCATGGGGCTGGAGCGCGGCGTCATTACCCCCGACTACGTGATGCCGGTGCGGTGCACGGGCGGCATGGCGTACGCCGGCCGCTACGCCCGCTGCATGAAGCGCGAAGGGCACGGCCCGCAGAACCTTACGCAGGCCATCGCCAACTCCTGCAACGTGTACTTCTACCAGCTGGGAATCCGGCTGGGGATCGACAACCTCACCCGCGAAGGCACGCGCCTGGGCTTCGGCCGCTCTACCGGGATCGACATGCCGGGCGAAAAGTCCGGGGTCTTTCCCACCGGCCGCGGCTGGTACGTGGACCACTTCGGGTGGCGCCCGCCGCCCAGCGAAGTGATGAACCTGTCCATCGGCCAGGGGCCCAACTCGCAGACGCCGCTGCGGATGGCGCAGTTCTACTCGGCCATGGCCGGAAACGGCACCGCGCGCCGCCCGCATATCCTCATGGGCGCCGACGCTCCCATCGAAACCAACCTGGGGATCAGCCGGCAGACGCTGGCGGCCGTGTGGGAAGGCATGGCGGCGGTGATCGAAGAGGGCGGCACCGCGCACGCCGTGGAGCTCACCCGGTGGAAGCTGTACGGCAAGACGGGCACGTCGCAGAACTCCACGGACCCCAAGCGGCCGCACGCCTGGTTCGCGGGCTTCGCCGGGCCGCGCGGCGGGCAGCCGGAGATCGTGGTGACGGTGATCGTGGAATTCGGCGAAAGCGGCTCGCACATGGCGGCTCCGGTCGCGGCGCGAATGGCCGATTTCTATCTCAACAAGAAGCACGGCTTCCGCAATCCGCCGCTGATTTCCGAGTC
- the rho gene encoding transcription termination factor Rho → MSLSTQPSAAASTAAAPLPTADGILEVLPSGSGFLRTYAHGYQAADGDVFVSQSVIRRLGLRTGDRITGTTGTPPGRGKSPPLDEVTAVNGLDPARARSRAEFGSLPASYPDERLKLEIVEDVPARSRRDFTNRIIDLIAPLGKGQRALIVAPAKAGKTTVLQAIMRGVAVNYPDAALMVLLVDERPEEVTEMQMLGIGEVIASSFDCPAERHVAVAEIVLEHGRRLVESGRDVVIVLDSLTRLARAYNTTERGTGKLLSGGIDSGALEKPKRFFGSARKVRGGTGSLTIIATALIDTGSRGDEVIFEEFKGTGNSEIVLDRTLADKRIYPAIDVEKSATRREEMLFPPEQIDKIHQLRRALHSLSPEDAIQLLMKQMDGTASNDELVSRLR, encoded by the coding sequence ATGAGCCTTTCCACCCAACCGTCCGCCGCGGCGAGCACCGCCGCCGCGCCGCTTCCCACAGCGGACGGCATCCTTGAAGTTCTTCCCAGCGGCAGCGGGTTTCTGCGCACGTACGCCCACGGCTACCAGGCCGCGGACGGCGACGTGTTCGTTTCGCAGTCCGTCATCCGCAGGCTGGGGCTGCGCACGGGCGACCGCATCACCGGCACCACGGGCACGCCTCCCGGACGCGGCAAGAGCCCGCCGCTGGACGAGGTGACGGCGGTGAACGGGCTGGACCCCGCCCGCGCCCGCAGCCGCGCCGAGTTCGGCTCGCTTCCCGCCTCGTACCCCGACGAGCGGCTCAAGCTGGAAATCGTGGAAGACGTCCCCGCCCGCTCCCGCCGCGACTTCACCAACCGCATCATCGACCTGATCGCGCCGCTGGGCAAAGGCCAGCGCGCCCTCATCGTGGCTCCGGCCAAGGCCGGCAAGACCACGGTGCTGCAGGCCATCATGCGCGGCGTGGCGGTGAACTATCCCGACGCGGCGCTCATGGTGCTGCTGGTGGACGAGCGGCCGGAAGAAGTCACCGAAATGCAGATGCTGGGGATCGGCGAGGTGATCGCCAGTTCCTTCGACTGCCCGGCGGAGCGCCACGTGGCGGTCGCCGAGATCGTGCTGGAGCACGGCCGCCGCCTGGTGGAAAGCGGGCGCGACGTGGTGATCGTGCTGGACTCGCTCACCCGCCTGGCGCGCGCCTACAACACCACCGAGCGCGGCACGGGCAAGCTGCTTTCCGGCGGCATCGACAGCGGCGCGCTGGAAAAGCCCAAGCGCTTCTTCGGCAGCGCGCGCAAGGTGCGCGGGGGCACGGGGTCGCTCACCATCATCGCCACGGCGCTCATCGACACGGGCAGCCGCGGCGACGAGGTGATCTTCGAGGAGTTCAAGGGCACGGGCAACAGCGAAATCGTGCTGGACCGCACCCTGGCCGACAAGCGCATCTATCCCGCCATCGACGTGGAGAAGAGCGCCACCCGCCGCGAGGAGATGCTGTTTCCGCCGGAGCAGATCGACAAGATCCACCAACTCCGCCGCGCGCTGCACTCGCTTTCGCCCGAGGACGCCATTCAGTTGCTGATGAAGCAGATGGACGGCACCGCCAGCAACGACGAACTGGTTTCGCGCCTGCGCTGA
- a CDS encoding superoxide dismutase family protein, which yields MMRGAAGALALLALSGCAMMGGGAGQAYRTVALRDAAGRNVGTALLRPGTEGVQVALSINGLPAGTHGVHLHETGRCDGPDFTSAGGHFNPATKQHGAENPTGPHAGDLPNLVVDANQQGFLTGVAGGTVLAGKRANSLRRARGTALVVHAAADDLKTDPSGNSGARIACGVITPED from the coding sequence ATGATGCGTGGCGCGGCCGGCGCGCTCGCTCTGCTGGCGCTGTCCGGCTGCGCCATGATGGGCGGCGGGGCGGGGCAGGCGTACCGCACCGTGGCCCTGCGTGACGCGGCGGGGCGCAACGTGGGAACGGCGCTGCTGCGGCCGGGGACGGAGGGCGTGCAGGTGGCGCTTTCCATAAACGGCCTTCCCGCGGGGACGCACGGCGTGCACCTGCACGAGACGGGTCGCTGCGACGGGCCGGACTTCACCTCCGCCGGCGGGCACTTCAACCCCGCGACCAAGCAGCACGGGGCGGAGAACCCCACCGGCCCGCACGCGGGCGACCTGCCCAACCTAGTGGTGGACGCCAACCAGCAGGGATTTCTGACGGGCGTGGCGGGCGGAACCGTGCTGGCGGGCAAGCGCGCCAACTCGCTGCGGCGCGCGCGCGGCACCGCGCTGGTGGTGCACGCCGCGGCGGACGACCTGAAGACGGATCCGTCCGGCAATTCCGGCGCGCGCATCGCCTGCGGGGTGATTACGCCGGAGGATTGA
- a CDS encoding M28 family metallopeptidase: MRFRSLLLAGLVAPALNACAGPMAGSGPSAARGPGGAAITAGDLRRDLFFLASDSMRGRRGATDDELRASMWLAAQAQAMGLQPAGDDGTFFQFFPVRRFRMSETSTVTLGGRTLRLWEDAVVMAPVDARVDAPVMSGDAPLAAGAASDRAVVARLRPPATQTPRWVSLWSWRQTSGAVNAQRTALTPASPSALVFVADSVGLLAFENLIKSAREGRYLLDTLGVNPRANIPPVPVILVRPEVVAGLDLSTARLTADLRTESFIYPSVNVVARVPGTDPALRGEHVLFSGHQDHDGVNRPVNGDSIWNGADDNATVSVALLAIGRAFAREPGRRSALFVWHGSEERGLLGSYWYARTPTIPRSGIVAVLNADMIGRNSPDSAALLGVTAPHRNSQALVNMALAANPGFALDSTWDAPTHPEGWYFRSDHLPYARVGIPAIFFTTLLHADYHTPEDEPERIDIAKLERMTRWMYATGWSVANAAARPALDPQPAAPNR; this comes from the coding sequence ATGCGATTTCGATCCCTTCTCCTGGCCGGCCTCGTTGCCCCGGCGCTCAACGCCTGCGCGGGGCCCATGGCCGGCTCCGGCCCGTCCGCGGCGCGCGGGCCGGGCGGCGCCGCCATCACGGCCGGCGACCTTCGCCGCGACCTCTTCTTTCTGGCCAGCGACTCCATGCGCGGCCGCCGCGGCGCCACGGACGACGAGCTTCGCGCCTCCATGTGGCTGGCCGCGCAGGCGCAGGCCATGGGGCTGCAGCCCGCGGGCGACGACGGCACCTTCTTTCAGTTCTTTCCCGTGCGCCGCTTTCGCATGTCGGAAACCAGCACGGTGACGCTGGGCGGGCGCACGCTGCGGCTGTGGGAAGACGCCGTGGTGATGGCGCCGGTTGACGCGCGCGTGGATGCGCCGGTGATGTCGGGAGATGCGCCGCTGGCGGCGGGCGCCGCGTCCGATCGCGCGGTGGTGGCGCGCCTGCGTCCGCCCGCCACGCAGACGCCGCGCTGGGTGAGCCTGTGGAGCTGGCGGCAGACCAGCGGCGCCGTCAACGCGCAGCGGACGGCGCTGACGCCCGCGTCCCCCTCCGCGCTCGTGTTCGTGGCGGATTCGGTGGGATTGCTGGCGTTTGAGAACCTGATCAAGTCCGCGCGCGAAGGACGCTATCTGCTCGACACGCTGGGGGTGAACCCGCGCGCCAACATTCCGCCCGTTCCCGTGATCCTGGTGCGGCCGGAAGTGGTGGCGGGGCTGGATCTGTCCACCGCGCGGCTGACGGCGGACCTGCGGACGGAGAGCTTCATCTACCCCTCCGTGAACGTCGTCGCGCGGGTGCCGGGGACGGATCCGGCGCTGCGCGGCGAGCACGTGCTGTTCAGCGGCCACCAGGACCACGATGGCGTGAACCGTCCGGTGAACGGCGACTCCATCTGGAATGGCGCGGACGACAACGCCACCGTGAGCGTCGCGCTGCTGGCCATCGGTCGGGCGTTCGCGCGCGAGCCGGGGCGGCGGTCGGCGCTGTTCGTGTGGCACGGCTCGGAGGAGCGCGGGCTGCTGGGCTCGTACTGGTACGCGCGCACGCCCACCATCCCGCGTAGCGGCATCGTGGCGGTGCTCAACGCCGACATGATCGGGCGCAACAGCCCGGATTCCGCCGCGCTGCTGGGCGTCACGGCGCCGCACCGCAACAGCCAGGCGCTGGTGAACATGGCCCTGGCGGCCAATCCCGGCTTTGCGCTGGACAGCACGTGGGACGCACCCACGCATCCGGAGGGATGGTACTTTCGCAGCGATCACCTGCCGTACGCGCGCGTGGGGATTCCGGCCATCTTCTTTACCACGCTGCTGCACGCGGACTACCACACGCCGGAGGATGAGCCGGAGCGCATCGACATCGCCAAACTGGAGCGGATGACGCGCTGGATGTACGCCACCGGCTGGTCCGTCGCCAACGCCGCCGCGCGCCCCGCGCTCGATCCGCAGCCCGCCGCGCCCAACCGCTGA
- a CDS encoding M56 family metallopeptidase — protein sequence MIMWMAFCLAVGALLCAGATALEAALRALRLPARGVWIAALALSVAIPAAARWVRTPPAPRTVSVIDLGGSPTTDLTATVSAEPPARPTPVEAPPSGIPEQKTGAEVWDAWLGTGWIVLCALAGAWWAAAWVLLAMRRRAWREAVVDGVSVLVSPSTGPAVVGLLRGRIVLPEWVAAEADEGARALLLRHEAEHLRAGDPRLLAVGFLCAALMPWNPALWWQLRRLRLAMEVDCDARVLARGADVRAYGALLLDVGRRGGSGRLLPVAFSHPRSFLERRIRMMTQPALPRRRRALAALAVAALVAVGGMRMVPLPELPTTARRILADTTQPRLLNAEDVTRAIGEHYPPLLRDAGITGQVTVRLWVGADGSATLRGVDDATDPRFIEPATRAMEGARFQPARTGGIAIGSTLLLPLRFRPGRALVGPPRDTVQPVPASGPGFLRAIQQHYPPLLRDAGVSGGAALSVRVDAAGAPTVLRVEMASDDRFRDPSIRVVRGTRFRPARVDGRAVEYTMVIPIVFEAPGTGPSDDAGREPTAAERRAMEQAGVEYERRDTAIHEALRARHPDILRRGSPPGQYVYFLADEQGRILASGTGLMGREPWSNDQLLTEMRRLHPDRFIVGVQSYKGYQLGPQRRVRANLAWVTVR from the coding sequence ATGATCATGTGGATGGCGTTCTGTCTGGCTGTGGGCGCGCTGCTGTGCGCCGGTGCGACCGCGCTGGAAGCGGCGCTGCGGGCGCTCCGCCTGCCCGCGCGCGGGGTGTGGATCGCGGCGCTGGCGCTTTCCGTCGCGATCCCGGCCGCGGCGCGGTGGGTTCGCACGCCCCCAGCGCCCAGAACCGTCAGCGTGATCGATCTCGGGGGTTCTCCCACGACGGATCTGACCGCCACGGTCAGCGCCGAGCCGCCCGCGCGCCCCACGCCCGTGGAAGCGCCCCCATCCGGAATCCCCGAGCAGAAGACCGGCGCCGAGGTGTGGGACGCGTGGCTGGGGACAGGGTGGATTGTGCTCTGCGCGTTGGCCGGCGCGTGGTGGGCGGCCGCTTGGGTGCTGCTGGCCATGCGGCGCCGCGCGTGGCGGGAAGCGGTCGTCGACGGCGTATCCGTCCTGGTCTCGCCGTCCACCGGCCCCGCCGTGGTGGGGCTGCTCCGCGGACGCATCGTGCTTCCCGAGTGGGTCGCCGCCGAGGCGGACGAGGGAGCACGCGCGCTCCTGCTGCGCCACGAGGCCGAGCACCTGCGCGCGGGCGATCCGCGGCTGCTCGCGGTCGGGTTTCTGTGCGCGGCGCTGATGCCGTGGAACCCCGCCCTGTGGTGGCAGCTGCGGCGCCTGCGGCTGGCCATGGAGGTGGATTGCGACGCGCGCGTGCTGGCGCGCGGCGCGGACGTGCGCGCGTACGGCGCGCTGCTGCTGGACGTGGGACGGCGGGGCGGATCAGGCCGGCTGCTGCCAGTGGCGTTTTCTCACCCGCGAAGCTTTCTGGAACGGAGAATCCGCATGATGACACAACCCGCGCTTCCCCGGCGGCGCCGCGCGCTGGCGGCCCTGGCCGTGGCCGCACTGGTGGCCGTGGGAGGGATGCGCATGGTTCCGCTTCCCGAACTCCCCACCACCGCCCGGCGCATTCTGGCCGATACCACCCAGCCGCGCCTGCTGAACGCGGAAGACGTCACCCGCGCGATCGGGGAGCACTATCCGCCGCTGCTGCGGGACGCGGGGATCACGGGCCAGGTGACGGTGCGGCTGTGGGTGGGCGCGGACGGATCCGCCACCCTGCGGGGCGTGGACGACGCCACCGACCCGCGTTTCATCGAGCCGGCCACCCGGGCCATGGAGGGCGCGCGCTTTCAGCCGGCGCGGACGGGCGGAATCGCCATCGGATCCACGCTGCTGCTTCCGCTGCGGTTCCGGCCGGGGCGCGCGCTGGTGGGGCCGCCGCGCGACACCGTGCAGCCCGTGCCGGCGAGCGGGCCCGGGTTTCTGCGCGCCATCCAGCAGCACTACCCGCCCCTGCTGCGCGACGCGGGTGTCAGCGGCGGCGCGGCCCTCAGCGTGCGCGTGGACGCCGCGGGCGCGCCCACCGTACTGCGCGTGGAGATGGCGTCCGACGACCGCTTCCGCGACCCGTCCATCCGCGTGGTCCGCGGGACTCGCTTCCGCCCGGCGCGGGTGGATGGCCGGGCGGTGGAGTACACCATGGTCATCCCCATCGTCTTCGAGGCCCCGGGAACCGGCCCGTCCGACGACGCCGGCCGGGAGCCCACGGCGGCCGAACGCCGCGCCATGGAGCAGGCCGGGGTGGAGTACGAGCGCAGGGACACGGCGATTCACGAAGCCCTGCGCGCCCGCCACCCCGACATTCTGCGGCGCGGATCTCCCCCGGGGCAGTACGTCTACTTTCTGGCGGATGAGCAGGGACGCATCCTCGCCAGCGGCACCGGCCTCATGGGCAGGGAACCGTGGAGCAACGACCAGTTGCTGACGGAGATGCGCCGGCTGCATCCGGACCGCTTCATCGTCGGGGTGCAGTCCTACAAGGGTTATCAGTTGGGCCCCCAGCGCAGGGTGCGGGCGAACCTCGCGTGGGTGACGGTGCGGTAG